From the Longimicrobiaceae bacterium genome, the window GGGTCGTCCACTCCGAGATGCTGGACTCCGCGCTCGCGGCTGCCGGGCGTCCGCACCTGCTGCTCCGTCTCCCGTGGTCCACCCACGCCTGCGACTTCGCGTTCAGCCAGCCGTGCGGGCAGCTCTCCACCTGGGCGGTGGAGCACTTCCTCGCCGCGGTGACGCGGTAAGCTCGGCGGGAATCGGCCCCCTCCCCCGGCCCCTCCCCCAAAACTGCCTGGGGGAGGGGAGAATTCGGGTGTGGGCAGGAGGTGTGTCGCATCTTCGGATCGAGGCGGCGCGGACGGGACCGGTCGGCGGCACTACAAAACGGACCGAGGGCGCGCCGGGAGATGCCGGCGCGCCCTCGGTCCGTTCTCGTCTCCCGCTGCGGTCAGGGTGCGGGGATGGAGATGACGATGGGGATGCCGGTGCGGTTCTTGGGCACCAGGTGACGGTCCACGGTGTTGCCGCGGTGGATGTAGTTGTAGCGCACGACGGTGAGGCCGGTGACGGTGCCGATGGCGGCGCCGGCCACCACATCGCTCGCCCAGTGCTTGTTGTTGTACATCCGCGAGATGCCGGTGAGCGAGGCCAGCGTGTACGTGACGCCGCCCACGATCCAGCGCTGCTTGGGATGGTACACGCCCGCCTCGGCCGTCAGCGCCGCGGCCATGGCGAAGGCAGAGGACGTGTGCCCGGACGGGAACGACTGGTAGTCCGGGTTGCGCCAGCCACGGAAGAGCTTGAAGTCGTGGGGATTGTTGACGTCCTTGTACGGCCGCGCCCGCCCGGCGACGACCTTGCCCGCGTTGGTCACGATGCCGTTGACGACCACGGCTTCCACACTGTGCAGCGCCACGCGCGAGATGGTGGGATCGTGGGTCGCGCGGCCGTAGCCGTACGCCACGGCACCCCCCACCAGCGTGCCCGGCACGGCCAGGAGCCGCACCACGGTGGAGCCGCGGCCGGCGTACTTGTTGGCCTGCCACGCGGGCTGCTGCATCTTGGCGGTGACCCGGGCGTCCAGCGGGCGGGCCGCCAGGAGCGCCAGCGTGAAGCCGCCCACCACGTATGCGTCGGTGCTCGCGAAGACGTGCTTGAAGCGCGTGCTGTCGGCCGACTGCGCGGCCAGGGGCTGCACGCCCGAGGCCGCCATCAGCGCGGCGGCGGCGAACGCGCGAAAAGCCGCGCGCCCGCGGGCCGCGCCGAAGCTGCTTGCCATTCCCGTCATCCTCGTTCCCGTCGAAGTGCAGGTTGCGCCCGGCCGCGGCGCCTCCCGCCCAGCGGACGGCGGAGGCACGGCGGCGATTCCGGGGCGCGCATCCGCAGAAAGCACGCCGCCGCGCGGCGTTCCCCGCTCGTGCGTGGCGAAGGTGGCCGAAACAGGGCCGCGCCTCAGAGCAGCGTGCGGGCGAGCAGGGTACCCAGCCACGCCATGGCGCCGCCGCCCAGGGTCACGCGCACGTTGTCGTCCAGCGGCAGCGGCGCGAACTCGACTGCGGCGGCGGTGAGGGCGCCGAGGACCGCGCCGGCCGGGGCGAGCGCCGGGCTCAGCGCGGCGATGGTGAGGCCCACCGCCAGGTTCACCGCCAGCGCGGCCCCGAAGCCTTCCCAGCTCTTGCCCCACGACGTGCGGTGCCGCCCGAAGCGCTTGCCGACGAGCGCCGCGGCGGCGTCGCCCAGGCCGTTGAAGAGCATGGCGGCCACGGCGACGGGCGTGGGGAAGAGCACCAGCGCCGCGGCGTACGACACGGCCATGTACGTTCCGCCCGTGATGCTGTGCCGCTCGCGCGGCCGCAGCATGGTGCGGGTGAGGCGCAGGAAGTGGTAGCGCGGCCCGCGCACGTTCAGGCGCACCAGGTCTACCGTGAGCGCCAGGCAGGCGGCGGGCACCAGCACGGCCAGCGCCAGCGCCCGCGGCGCCAGCCACACCAGCAGCGGCAGCGAGGTGGTGGAGATGTGGAACGCCTTGCGGGCGAGCTCGCGCCGCATCTTCCGGGAGTGCGTGGTCACGGGCAGCGAGGGGTGTGCGGTGGCGGCGAGGGTCATTCAGTGGCTCCGGATGAAGTCCGCCAGGAGGCGGGCGACGCGTTCGGGGAACTCGGCGGGCACCCAGTGGCTGGCGTCGGGAAGGCGCTCGACGCGGATGCCGGGGACCCACGCGTCCAGCCCTTCGGTGAGCTGCGGGCGCAGGTGCGGGTCGCGCTCGCCCCACACGAGCAGCGTGGGCAGGTGGATGTCCGGGATGCGCGGCATGCCCGACGGGCGCAGCGCGCGATACCAGCTCAGCATCGCCGTCAGCGCGCCGGGCTGCGACCAGGCTTCCTTGTAGCACCGCACGTCCTCGTCGGTGTACGCGTCGCGGCGAACGGGCTCGCGGCGGAGGGCGCGCTCCAGCAGCTTGAAATTTCCGGCGCGCAGCACGGCTTCGGGCAGCC encodes:
- a CDS encoding SEC59/DGK1/VTE5 family protein — encoded protein: MTLAATAHPSLPVTTHSRKMRRELARKAFHISTTSLPLLVWLAPRALALAVLVPAACLALTVDLVRLNVRGPRYHFLRLTRTMLRPRERHSITGGTYMAVSYAAALVLFPTPVAVAAMLFNGLGDAAAALVGKRFGRHRTSWGKSWEGFGAALAVNLAVGLTIAALSPALAPAGAVLGALTAAAVEFAPLPLDDNVRVTLGGGAMAWLGTLLARTLL
- a CDS encoding phosphatase PAP2 family protein codes for the protein MASSFGAARGRAAFRAFAAAALMAASGVQPLAAQSADSTRFKHVFASTDAYVVGGFTLALLAARPLDARVTAKMQQPAWQANKYAGRGSTVVRLLAVPGTLVGGAVAYGYGRATHDPTISRVALHSVEAVVVNGIVTNAGKVVAGRARPYKDVNNPHDFKLFRGWRNPDYQSFPSGHTSSAFAMAAALTAEAGVYHPKQRWIVGGVTYTLASLTGISRMYNNKHWASDVVAGAAIGTVTGLTVVRYNYIHRGNTVDRHLVPKNRTGIPIVISIPAP